taacacCGTCTTTGTTACTCAAAATCATCGATTAATTATATTCAACTGAGTTATCTACAAAAACATTAATCTAGTTAAATTTCTCTTCAAAGAAGTTTTTATTCggttttattaaatacttttttctaTGAAATATGTAACGACTCagaaattttttaaaataaaacaaaacttttactTTTGACATTTCGTAATTCAAAAGTCTGATTAGATCAAAATTCGTCGTGAACAgcaaattatgtaaaatataattacaaattttaaaacgggataaaaatttataaaaatgcaATATTGCTATCCTGAAGACTGCGGTCCGTTCGCTGTAGCCCCGGTTCTTGTTACATCTTCGTATCCAACCAGATGTGAGGAATCACCCACGTGCTACCCGTGCTTGCCACACTGCCCACAATCTATGGTTTACTGTTGTGACACTAGGCCGAAGACACCATTGAGGAGGTCAAGTTGTTGTGATAGCAAGGAATTTGATAGCCGTAATCGTAACCGAAATCATAGCCCCCCTCGCCAAAACAGAAACTCCCCACCGCCCCCTTGTCGTTCGGATTCAACCCACAAGCCCTCTTCAAACTGCTGTCCAACTTGTTGTCAGCCTACTTGCCAACCAGTCAAGACAAAATATGTCATACCGTGTTATCGATACGAAGACGGCCGTATTGTaagttgaaaatatattttttactgatttttattttttgattttattctgTAAAAAATTAACATACGTGACGTGTTATtgagatatttttaaatattttgtgaacTGAAACCAACAACTGAGTCAACTCGTTTTAAAGTTAATGGCCGTAACGTTTTAAGCATTTTATaacttcaaataaatatatattctcGGCTCAGGGCGTATTCCCTCTTACATATTTGCTAGACGTGTCTACGTGCTCGTAAGACTATGGTTGTTCCATTGCTTAATTGTTGGTTTCAGGAACGATACGTTCCTACTCGTCACGGTAGGCTTCCTGGGTCCGCGTACAGACGAAATGGAATGCAGGATCAAATACACGGCTACAGAGGAGCCGTGCGGTATCTCTGTGCTGGAGGGAATTCACAGGGTTGCTGTGTCTACACTACTATTGAACCTATGCGGCGATTATATCCAAAAGTCACTCAGGAAATTAATCctgttaaaaagaaaaaagataaaaaatgattaattgaaataattgcGTCCATTTATTCGGTTAAATGCTAAGAATTAAATTATCAATCAGTGCCGCACGTTTTACACGTCTGACAGGTAAATCCGCTACCGTCGTCTGCAATAAAACGGAATGGAATTCAAGACCAGAACTTTCTGGAAAGCGGCGGAATAGCGTATATCCGCAAATGCTGGCACAATGCGATTTGGAGTGACCACCCACTCGCTATACCGGTTAGACCGATGAAGAAACTTCCAGCAAAGAAACGAACTCGGTAATGGGTGGGTATAATAATCTAACAAGCCCACTACTGAAAGCCAAAAAAAATACTGCTAAAATTCATAATCGGTGGCTAATAGAGGGCCCTCTGGTCCGTTCCAGGTGCAAAAGTTTCCAGTAACAGCGTTCAAGCGGAACGGAATGCAAGATCAAGAGCATTCGAAGCTGTTGGGAGCCACTAATTTCCTTGTACGTTGTCCCCGGGACGTTTCCATTGAATGCGACGTGTGCGCGAGGCCCGTCAAAGTGGGCGACCCGGCGAAAGTACCACCTTGTACTTCTAAGCCCGGCCTTGGCTGTTGTTTGCTCCGAAAGAAACCTATTGAAGTGTCACTCGGAGATATATTAGACGAATGAAACGTTCTTTACGCCAGCGTTGAATGTGTGACACGAGAAAATGAATTAAGTTTTACGTCGAGCCTTGTTTGAAAAATTGTGGATCTTAAATGACGACCGTTATGTATTGAATGTTTTGAACTCACGTAAGCGGCTTTCGTTTTATTCATTCATCGGAATACTATACCAGTGAAAGTTTTGAACTATATTTAATTCTATACTatatatttcaatgtaatttatttcatttagccCAATAAAAcgtaatgttaaaataattttgttattaaaacatACTGACGCGTTATTTCTGTAGGTACTTGTGTTTGGTTACAGGATCAGCCAACGGTTCTAATGAGGCGCGCCTGCGAGGTGGCAGCGGGAGTCCGTGGGCGTCGTAAGCCCTTCGTAGAAACTTCTTATCGAGCTGATCCCTACGACGAGGTTCATCGTTACCATTCTGAGGATGAACAGGTTCAAACTTGTGGTAGATTAAACAGAATTTGTTTGATTCcggaaacaaaaaacaaaatttatctagtacttactagctgacccggcagatttcgtagtgcctcaatcgaaaaataaaagacctaaacttttgtataaaataaacttaaaacaaacaaaaggaatccgtcctacggggggggacatcaaaggaaaaacaaaattattttattttatttatagttatttttatttaattccgagcattttcatatttatctaccttataaaccttctctggacttccacaaataatttaagaccaaaattagccaaatcggtccagccgttctcaagttttagcgagactaacgaacagcaattcatttttatatatatagatggaAGAtagataattttcattaaatgaaTAGTATGTTTTCAAAGATTAATATTCTGCCGGAGGTGGGAAACCGTCACCTGAAGTGATTCCCAGGCAATATCCTTTTTCGAGCCAAACCAAAAAGCCGAATAAACGCCGACGGTGACGGCAATGAGAAATTCAATTTCATTACGAACCGGCTTCGTACTAGAAAAATGAATCCCACTAAGGGCtctattgaatttaaaattaaaattgaattagtCAATAACAAATTTACGTGAATTGTTATTATAAACGAATCAGTGGTACTTACGCTTGCCACAGATATTCTGCTATATCGGTTTTCTTTAATTTGGTTTTAGTCATTACatgatatgtattataatatatgtgaAGTATGTTTAAGAAAATAAGAATTTCCTAGATTTCGGTTTGAGTAGGTACtttatactatatatttttatgaagaaaactaAAGATTGAGCTAAACATAAGCCGGTCATGACTCAactttgaaaaacaaaattgatgatCACAATCGATGTGCTCGACATTGTACAATCTTTTATGTGGTGCTAACATGAGCTAACCATAGCTATCAAACAGACTGAAAATAATGGTGTCCAGAAAAGTGTCTTACAGTCTATATTAATGTAGTTAGACGAAATCTCGATtttgtgttgttgttgtttgctATGTTTTTGAGATAGATCGGTGTCGCCCAGGGACCGCGATGTTTATTCGTTGAACGTGGCGAGGGTTCAGATAGGGATTTATTTGCGACCGGGGCTCAAGATACGAATCCCCGTGATTGGGCTCTGTAATCCTATGGTTTGCGATCGGCTCGTATGTATAGGTATATACCTACTACGCGTTATATATTCtcattttacttaaaatgactACTTTAGGATCACGTAATCACAAATAATTAGCATTACCTATTTCCTTCTCTTCTCTTCCTTCACTTTTAAGGTGTTGTAGAATCATATGTAGAATCATTTTTGCAGTTGTCCTagtcccgtaggcgggtacaaatttttttaatgaaatacggacTTGACCAATGTTCACTTTCGCGTTGAATCTATAACATTGattaatacatataaatcaaacctaaaaaattttaatttgagtaattactggcggtaggacgtcttgttagtccgcacgggtaggtaacaccgcccttcctatttctgctgtgaagcagtaatgcgtttcggtttgaaagcgggacagccgttgtgctgtaaaaacggagaccttagaagcACGTGTCTCAAGGTTGCTGACGGCTTTTACCTTTAATGTtaggtagaccgtgagctcgtccaaccaactgagcgataataaaaaaagtataccaaaagaattattaatttagaagagtacatattattacaatattgttcacttaaaaatgaaaaatttaaataattcatgcacaatttaaaaaaaaactcgtattttacgtttactttttttttacagaaaatttTATTACCAAATGATATTTTAGCAAaccaaattttacattttagctTCTAAAAAATTCAACAGAATCTCTACTTAATGCACaatgtctatttaaaaaaagtagaaaaaaaaggtggtcTATAAATAATTTGTGTACAAATCAATGTTAATATTATAAGCCGGATTAACCGAAAAAGCTAGTTATTGTTATGTGAAATGAAAACTTTTAGATGGATAATCTCGGCACAAAATTTTACCCgaaaagttaattaatttatggGATCTCGTTGCCGAAAGTTACCTGCTTATGCAAATAAGGAAATCGCCTTTTGTATTTGTAGCTTTATGAGATTGGCTTCGAACTgtcttatatattatactagttCTGCCCCAGTCGACAGTGAAATACCAAATTTATCGTGGACGCGGAAACTGATTACAcaaataatttcaaatgaaaCTAAATCATCGATTTGCAAACTTTATGAAATGTGTAAATTGAACTGATCAGCAAAATCGCGTGTTTTATTAACCAAATAGTCGTATCCGTCATGCCAGTGGCACTATTGCGAAATAGTAGAACTCGAGAGAACATTTGATAAAACAATGGGCAAAATATGTCGTATTTTTGATGGTACTATGCCAGAAACTTTAATACCATACACTAATAAAACCGCAATTACAAATTAGTTTTTCGAGTGCAGTCTTCACGACTAGCATCTTTCGGCTTATGTAACTATGACAAATATCTTCATCCTGCTCATACTCCGGTATTTTGGGAGtaatgacaaagggaagatcttccaccgagtgcGAGAAATTactcagtagaccgacggtccaaatgctCTTGTCCTGAACTTGTATATATTCAAACATATCTTGAAAGTAGCGTTAGTGAGatttaggcatctgtcaaatatgtaTCTTctgttctatgatagctacccgCTAAGGGACGAAGCTTCGGCATGGCGCTCACTTGATGGGTTGTGAACTAAAATACTGCAATATGACTGTATCCTTGTGGGGtcttaaaaataacatattcaatgtaataaatatagtttACTTACTTTCATTAAAAAGTAATATCATGATTTGATAACACATTATTCTTCCGGACAGGTTAACAATCGTGAGCACTCATGATCACACTTCCCGGTACGTACGactttaattatatttgaagCTCAGCACTCAGTGTGGAAAGTGTTAGTTCTCGCAAGAGAGGCAAGGGAAAACACATTTAGTTACATACATAATAGTACTTTTGCTCTCTTGAGTTCGTACCTATCGCCGGTTATTTTCGGAGCTGTGGTTAATTCTTAAAACGGTGGTTGAAATAACATTTAAGTTGAGAGAAATATCAATTTCGAGCCAAAACGCGATACTTTTTCGCACAGAAATGGACAGGAATGCCGAATATACCCGTGCTCGCTCACATGCGTATTAAGTTCACGGTTAAGCAAATTTCGtcctattatttgtttttgtataacTACGCAATATACACCGCTGTCGCTTATCGAATACATGCTAGGCagtatttattaagaaaataccgagttttttaaaaattaggcGTAGGGCGTGTAATGTGTGCACCGACATACATATAAGTATATCTATATTCAATTTGCCGCAAAGAAGTTACTTATAAAGTTGAAGAATATGCCATCCATATTTttgtaatacgcttttattagcttcagacgtattgtatgttagtatgtaacggaatcttagaacatgattttgaccccgttaaaacgtcggattaactctaaatttggcatacttattaaggatcgatgacaattcaatatttaaaaaaaaaattgaaattcaactaaaaaaatagtttaaaaaaactaaaaaaaagacgtttttatagaaaatccaactaagaaatagaaaataaattttaataaatttgaattaaaatagtgtaagaaaacatgattttattgtaaaaaagtgtggggtgcttttcaggatattatcaaaataacccttctactcatatctgttcataaaatatttataactactgatacaatGCATgcatatattatctatattgaATTCGCCACAAAGAAGTTACTTATAAAGTCGAATAATATGACATccatatttttttgtgattgcGATTTCGTTTTTCTATGCCAAGGTGAAAGACGGCATCGGACGGACAACGACTGTTTGCCCATCGAAAACAAAGAAAATCTTAACGTTAAGCTtaaggcatttttttttcttttatacagGGTAACCTTTGTTATCATTACGAAAGAAAGAAACCTCTGTCGACTCACAATGCTTGCGCACCTCCTCACTCTTCGTGTCAGCTCTGCGCCTCAAGTCCAGAATGTCAATACGTCAACTATATTCACGCACAGCCACTGCATTCTTGTGCTCAGTCCGCTCGGTCGTCTTCGTGTTGTTACTATTGTTAATTGGTTTTGAATGTATTGCTAGCTATGATCGATTtgaactattttaaattttgaataaaattttatttattttaccgcttttattttttcttttagagGAATTTAGTGAGCAATgttgttttagatttttttttacctaggGTGAACGGGCTCGCATTCCgtgtcttaaaatattttacaagctTTTAAACTAAATGGCACCGTCCCCTTCAAGACAAAAGGTCAAAATCTTGGTTACCTATTGTGTGTTGTTCTTTAATTATATGTAAGTAGTAAACTCGGCCACACCGTAAATGTATGAATAATAAGTtatgaaataatgaaaaactACGCTATTTAGGCGAAGAAAATGTAAACTAAAAGTAAAGcttggaagtcgtcgtgacctaaaggatgcccggtgcattcgtgtcaaaCCATAGAACGGTgcccgaatcccgcaggcgggatcttttctaatggaatacgtgcttaagaaatgttcacgattgacttccacggtgaaggaagaaCATCGTGTACCTAACCTagtcaaacccgaaaaattataatttgcctaattgctgatggcaggacgtcttgtaagtccgccaggacgtcttgtaagtccgcacgactaggtactaccaccctgcctattactgccgtgaagcagtaatgcattttggtttgatgggtggggcagctgttctactgtgtaaaaacggagaccttgaAGGCCTTGAGGTGGATGgccgcatgtacgttgtagatgtctatgggctccggtgactacTTAACACAAGGTAAGCCGTGGTGTTGGCCCGTctaaccatttaagcaataaaattaaataagaaatcTAAAATTTCGATGTTTCGATTTGCATTACCGTTTGTCCTGAAACTTCCTTccataaataaaagtcattagaGGACACTTTTTAAATTAACGATTTACAATCCCCCAATTCCAATCATGTGGTTGCAGAAACTACTCTCATTGTTTCGTtcagtaaaattacaaaatatccacacatgatttttttttgttacaggcAACACAGTCACCCAATGGAAAAAGAAAAATTTTGCGAATCAAAAATTTCGACAGTATAGTTTCTCAGTGATAAAAGTTAGTGAACATGTTCTATTTGTGCCCCATGTGTAGTTCTGTGTTTTCGTACGAGTGTCAGTGAGGTATAGTGGCAAATGCGAAGACGGCGTGGCTGGGCGGCGGCGCGAGCCCCACGGTGAGTGCCCGCGCGCACCATGCGCCGCCCGCTGGCGCTGCTGCTAGTCGCCGCTGCGAGCGTCGCTGTTTCCGCGCAAATCGCTTGGACGCCAATCTTTCTTGACGGCAGCAGTAAGTTTGACATATTTTCATAcacacggtaggcagcggcttggctctgcccctggcattgctgaagtccacgggcgacggtagtccactgagtttctggccttatcttctcagtgggtcgcgtttccgattcgcaggtagattctgtgaagcactgctcttgctagggtcagtgttagcatcactccggtatgagccccttgagctcacctactagttaaaagttacgctggaatagcctctcaaggctattagcttaggtaggaaaaaaaagagcgacggtaaccactcatgaTCAGTTAGACCGGATGATTTTCTGCCTACaaggctaataaaaaaaaaacacgtgtacattattttatcagGTATTACCAGAACATATTTCATTATAGAAATAAGCATCTATCTATACCAAGGAGTATTAGAACGTTTTTAGGTGTACTCAAACTATTTTACATTTCAAATTCTAATCGATAGTTCGACGAGTAATAGGCAAAGTAACATTCTAATCCTTTCGAACGAATTAATTAAATGTAGCTCTCTGAGAACATACATACCTCcttttgttatgttattatttattcattttgacaaattttatttaattaaacgatgataaacattaaacatcaaTGAACTATTTTTTTCTCGGCACTCAAACATTATGTGGAAGAACTAGtgatgaaattattataatttactatTACGATTATATcgctaaataatttataatcgacAATTACGATTTCGATTATGtctgtttaataataaaaagtgctATTATCGAtaagaacataatatttattacgatAAAATAAAGCGGGCAACGATTGCTTAGAActtaataagttttttattttttatttttaatctttaggttttaatttgattttttaatagcatttttaatttttcagagCTCAATATGcttttttgtcataaatattTTCTCGATAACAGAGGATTCCAATTAATCATGACATGTCAATAATCTTTGATTACGATTAATCGAAATATAGTATACCAACAAATAATCTGGACCtggaaaatatttaattaagataCTGACTCTGCTGGGATTCGAAATCGGATCCGCCGCAGTAGTCAATAAACCTAGAGCAACGAGACGATCAGACAGACGGTGATACAGGCGATGCATGACTCGCGAAATATATCTCCTTCGGATTTCCGTTGCGACATTTGTCGAACGGGGTTCTAAAACATCGGAGGCATCAAGATCGCCAATCGATTCAATCTTAAAACTGGTTtcgattcttttatttatttattaatatcgtATACATAGATTATGGCTCACTTtagtgattaccggagtccatagacataccAATGTGCTCTTTGAGACTATGAGGTCGAAGtatcaattgtatagtataacgaaTCTCCTAGCCTTCAAATTGAAAAGTAATAGCTCGCggcaaaaataaacagaataaCATACCGTGCAAAATTGTAAGAGGTTTTGCGTTTATGcgcattttattgtaatataagAGTTTTATAGTAGTCACTACTTGTAATTTTTACAGATTTTACAGCGTTAATGGTGGCCACCGATCTTGAATATTAAGTGTGATGTATTTAAGTTATCGTAATAATGGATTATCGTTAAACTAGAATTTAAGCTTTATAGCAGAAATAGCTATTTTGGTATCACTTAATAGGTTAACAATCAAGAAAATTATTGAGTGAAAACGACGATTTATAAAGTGTACCGCTGTAAACTAACCAGTCCATTACCCATACAAACGAACAGAGCGAATTGCGAGCCCGATCAGTTCAAACTTCAAAACGGTTTCAGTGGACCACCGTTTCGGATGTTTGTTTTCAACAACGGGAAAAGGTTGCGCTTCGTACACAATTAAATTGATGATAACAGACTCTTATTTCAAGTGTGTAGAGAGAAAACGTGAAGCGTCTACGTGTGTTCGTTTAGTTTATGTGTAAACTGTCTCTTTTTTGCTACGCCATAAGGCCGAAGATTTACAGGGAGATCTCGAACATTTATATTACTTATTGAATAACTTACACGGAACACTTGAGcagtgaagatgtttttttattttattgcgccttgtaggtagacgagtatacagcccacctgatggtgagtggttaccgtcaccaatgtacttcagcagtgccaggggcagtaccaagccgctgcctaccgcttaatactctccacaagcctcgtttaaagatggacatgtcatagcgctcgggaaacaccgtggaggggagctcattccatagccggatggtacgtgacaaaaaatacctctggaaacgcactgtggatgaccgcagtggctccaggtagtatggatgaactctactccggtggcgggtggtgcgatggttaAAACGAGATGAAGGTATCAATCATCTCGAACAAGTGAAGAAACAAGAATACTAAcgaattacaacaattaaaactttttttactgTATAATCTCGCGTTGTTTAGTGTCCCGGTCACGCTACGACTCGCGAAACCCGAAGAATATCAATTGCTGTGGAGTATggctcatccatattatctagaACCACTGCATTCATCTAGTGTgcagtacttaacggtagacagcggcttggctctgcccttggcctgcttttgtctgcctacaaaggcaataaagaaaGCGTTTCGAATGTCATAGTTGTGGATGCAAAATGTCCTTTGCTCGTAGGTCAAGTGGATCTCTGGACGCAGTCGTCAAGCGGATGCGCGTGCCCAGGCGAGGGCGGCGAAGAGTGCGCGTGTTGCGTGCGTGACGGCGCGTGTCCGTGCGGCGACATCGCGCCCGCCCGCTGCTCGCAGTGCGGACTCGAACAATACTGTGCTAATAGTAagataattattggtaataattacgtaattactggtggtgggacctcttaagagtccgcgcaggtaggtaccaccaccc
The Bombyx mori chromosome 5, ASM3026992v2 DNA segment above includes these coding regions:
- the LOC134198691 gene encoding uncharacterized protein LOC134198691 isoform X3, with protein sequence MQYCYPEDCGPFAVAPVLVTSSYPTRCEESPTCYPCLPHCPQSMVYCCDTRPKTPLRRSSCCDSKEFDSRNRNRNHSPPRQNRNSPPPPCRSDSTHKPSSNCCPTCCQPTCQPVKTKYVIPCYRYEDGRIDQPTVLMRRACEVAAGVRGRRKPFVETSYRADPYDEVHRYHSEDEQVQTCG
- the LOC134198691 gene encoding keratin-associated protein 10-5-like isoform X1; translated protein: MQYCYPEDCGPFAVAPVLVTSSYPTRCEESPTCYPCLPHCPQSMVYCCDTRPKTPLRRSSCCDSKEFDSRNRNRNHSPPRQNRNSPPPPCRSDSTHKPSSNCCPTCCQPTCQPVKTKYVIPCYRYEDGRIDQPTVLMRRACEVAAGVRGRRKPFVETSYRADPYDEVHRYHSEDEQGNLCYHYERKKPLSTHNACAPPHSSCQLCASSPECQYVNYIHAQPLHSCAQSARSSSCCYYC
- the LOC134198691 gene encoding uncharacterized protein LOC134198691 isoform X2 — translated: MQYCYPEDCGPFAVAPVLVTSSYPTRCEESPTCYPCLPHCPQSMVYCCDTRPKTPLRRSSCCDSKEFDSRNRNRNHSPPRQNRNSPPPPCRSDSTHKPSSNCCPTCCQPTCQPVKTKYVIPCYRYEDGRIERYVPTRHGRLPGSAYRRNGMQDQIHGYRGAVRYLCAGGNSQGCCVYTTIEPMRRLYPKVTQEINPVKKKKDKK